The proteins below are encoded in one region of Silene latifolia isolate original U9 population chromosome 2, ASM4854445v1, whole genome shotgun sequence:
- the LOC141643721 gene encoding protein BZR1 homolog 1-like, which translates to MAGSTGRLPTWKERENNKKRERRRRAIAAKIFAGLRSQGNYKLPKHCDNNEVLKSLCLEAGWIVEDDGTTYRQGCRPSPMEIGGTSTNISGCSSVQQSPQSSAYPSPIPSYHASPTSSSFPSPSRYDSNPSSYLLPFLQNLASIPTNLPPIRISSSAPVTPPLSSPTSRGSKRKSDWECLSNSNGSGSQQSMRHHPLFAVSAPSSPSRRNNNNIATPTIPECDESDASTVDSGRWVSFQTGAPLGAPSSPTFNLVKQAVAQHSSIQESFNGMSLGWGRGSEFEFENGAAVNAWEGERIHEVGAEDLELTLGGAKARS; encoded by the exons ATGGCGGGATCAACCGGAAGACTACCAACATGGAAAGAAAgagaaaacaacaagaaaagagaAAGAAGACGACGTGCAATAGCTGCTAAAATATTTGCAGGTTTAAGATCTCAGGGTAATTATAAACTTCCTAAACACTGTGATAATAATGAAGTTTTGAAATCTCTTTGTCTTGAAGCTGGTTGGATCGTTGAAGATGATGGTACTACTTATCGTCAG GGATGCAGGCCATCTCCAATGGAGATTGGGGGAACGTCAACGAATATTAGCGGTTGTTCATCTGTTCAACAAAGTCCACAATCATCAGCTTACCCTAGTCCTATACCTTCATACCATGCTAGCCCGACATCCTCATCGTTTCCAAGCCCTTCTCGTTATGATTCAAATCCGTCTTCTTATTTACTCCCGTTTCTTCAGAACTTGGCTTCCATTCCCACGAATTTACCTCCTATCCGGATTTCCAGTAGTGCCCCTGTGACACCGCCTCTTTCTTCTCCGACTTCTAGAGGGTCTAAGCGTAAATCTGATTGGGAGTGCCTGTCGAATTCAAATGGTTCTGGCTCGCAACAATCTATGCGTCACCACCCGCTTTTTGCTGTTTCAGCCCCGTCTAGCCCTTCACGTCGGAACAATAACAACATTGCTACTCCTACCATACCTGAATGTGATGAGTCGGACGCATCAACGGTTGATTCAGGTAGATGGGTCAGCTTCCAAACTGGAGCCCCTCTTGGAGCTCCATCCTCTCCTACTTTCAATCTAGTGAAACAAGCTGTCGCTCAGCATAGTAGCATCCAAGAGTCGTTTAATGGGATGAGTCTCGGGTGGGGTCGTGGTTCAGAGTTTGAGTTTGAAAATGGCGCCGCTGTTAATGCTTGGGAAGGGGAGAGAATACATGAAGTAGGCGCCGAGGATTTGGAGCTTACTCTTGGCGGGGCTAAAGCTAGAAGTTGA